Proteins from one Staphylococcus sp. IVB6214 genomic window:
- a CDS encoding cation diffusion facilitator family transporter — translation MQLDYKITQAKKGAWLSIVTYTLLTILKVLYGWIANSRGLTADGINNATDVVSSIAILVALQISMKPVDENHPYGHYRSEFIASLIASFIMFAVSIQVIITGIQHFYKGQFHQPSQSAVIVGILSSLIMFAVFLYNHNLAKKVKSSALKAASYDNLSDALVSLGTVIGIIGVYFGAPMLDTLAAIIIGLLIMKTSIDIFKETAITLTDGYDEDELSYIHQCIAPIEEILEIRDIKARSHGMISFIDVTIAVNPKLTVVESHEISDLIESKLKEHLGEVETIVHIEPYEPSI, via the coding sequence ATGCAATTGGATTATAAAATAACACAAGCTAAAAAAGGGGCATGGCTCAGTATTGTTACATATACATTATTAACGATTCTAAAAGTACTATATGGTTGGATCGCAAACAGTCGTGGTTTAACTGCAGATGGTATCAACAATGCGACTGATGTCGTAAGTTCTATTGCGATTCTTGTCGCCTTACAAATCTCCATGAAACCCGTTGATGAGAACCACCCATATGGACATTATCGATCTGAATTTATCGCATCTCTCATTGCTTCTTTTATTATGTTTGCTGTTAGTATTCAGGTTATAATTACAGGCATTCAACATTTCTATAAAGGTCAATTCCACCAGCCGAGTCAATCTGCAGTCATCGTTGGTATTTTATCGAGTCTTATAATGTTTGCTGTTTTTCTGTATAATCATAACTTAGCTAAAAAAGTAAAAAGTAGTGCGTTAAAAGCTGCAAGTTATGATAATTTATCCGATGCACTTGTCTCGCTTGGTACAGTCATTGGAATCATTGGCGTTTATTTTGGCGCACCGATGCTAGATACATTAGCCGCAATTATTATTGGGTTGTTAATTATGAAAACAAGTATCGATATCTTTAAAGAAACTGCCATCACCTTAACAGATGGATATGACGAAGATGAGCTATCATATATTCATCAATGTATCGCACCGATTGAAGAAATACTGGAAATTAGAGATATTAAAGCCCGCAGTCACGGGATGATATCATTCATTGATGTGACGATTGCCGTCAATCCTAAACTTACCGTTGTTGAAAGTCATGAAATATCCGATTTAATTGAGTCAAAACTGAAAGAACATTTAGGAGAAGTTGAAACAATTGTCCATATCGAACCCTATGAACCATCTATCTAA
- a CDS encoding response regulator transcription factor has protein sequence MAKVAIVDDHYIVRQGLEFLLSTRDTIEMVGSFSAGQELLDALHDNICQPELVLVDLVMPEMNGITLIQQLKQQYPKIKILVLTSYVDEEHVISAMQVGADGYEMKDVEPEQLMASIQRVLEGDTVIHKEAQQVMEVVNNKPHIQNKLSKRETEVLKEMAKGKTNKEIADVLFVSEKTIKTHVSHILSKLEVTDRTQAALYAMSNHLI, from the coding sequence ATGGCCAAAGTTGCAATCGTGGATGATCACTATATTGTAAGACAAGGTTTGGAATTTTTACTCTCAACACGAGATACCATTGAGATGGTTGGTAGTTTTAGTGCTGGCCAAGAATTGTTAGATGCGCTTCACGATAATATTTGTCAGCCTGAATTAGTGCTTGTAGATCTTGTAATGCCTGAAATGAATGGAATAACATTGATTCAACAATTAAAACAACAGTATCCAAAAATTAAAATACTAGTTTTAACAAGTTATGTTGATGAAGAACATGTGATTTCGGCGATGCAAGTTGGTGCAGACGGCTATGAGATGAAAGATGTGGAACCAGAACAGCTAATGGCATCTATTCAGCGTGTTTTAGAAGGGGACACAGTTATTCATAAAGAAGCACAACAAGTGATGGAAGTTGTAAACAATAAACCGCACATTCAAAATAAATTATCAAAACGTGAAACAGAAGTTTTGAAAGAGATGGCAAAAGGAAAAACGAATAAAGAGATTGCAGATGTGTTATTCGTATCTGAAAAAACGATTAAAACGCATGTGAGTCATATTTTATCCAAACTAGAAGTGACAGACCGAACACAGGCAGCTCTTTATGCTATGAGTAATCATTTGATATAA
- a CDS encoding GAF domain-containing sensor histidine kinase has protein sequence MEKPTRLALLKEIAEFLNEETELQSMMDGALDYLIEGSDFTTGWIFFIDETGAHTLASHRSLPKALTNHHCKYMVEGTCWCVQSYHNKKLTKASNIINCSRINLASREFATETEDITHHATVPLKSGTEQFGLLNVATPHTDHYSDEDLELLESVAFQIGSAIKRIDLTDQEKEAARINERNRLARDLHDSVNQMLFSLKLTAHAAGQMAQDDVSKRAFSQIEMTSQNAVNEMRALIWQLKPVGLEKGLVHALKQYADLIGIDIHVSVSGLIDLENKIETNVYRIIQEAMNNTKKHAGTDEIYVKFYQDDEKLEITITDDGVGFDPNTVDERAHHGILNIKQRVKILKGQLTLSTENGTTLFVQVPYNHHSWEGM, from the coding sequence ATGGAGAAACCGACACGATTGGCGCTATTAAAAGAGATTGCAGAGTTTTTGAACGAAGAGACAGAGTTGCAGTCGATGATGGACGGTGCGTTGGATTATTTAATTGAAGGCAGTGATTTTACGACAGGCTGGATTTTCTTTATTGATGAAACGGGCGCACATACCTTAGCGTCACATCGTTCTTTGCCGAAAGCTTTGACGAATCACCATTGTAAGTACATGGTAGAAGGTACCTGTTGGTGTGTCCAATCTTATCATAATAAGAAACTTACGAAGGCCTCGAATATCATCAATTGCTCTCGTATTAATCTTGCAAGTCGTGAATTTGCGACAGAAACTGAAGATATTACGCATCATGCGACAGTTCCATTAAAATCAGGTACAGAACAATTTGGGCTTTTAAATGTTGCTACGCCTCATACAGATCATTACAGTGATGAAGATTTGGAGTTGTTGGAATCTGTGGCTTTTCAAATTGGTTCTGCTATTAAACGAATCGATTTGACGGATCAAGAGAAAGAAGCGGCACGCATCAATGAACGAAATCGTCTCGCACGTGATTTGCATGATTCGGTCAATCAAATGCTATTTTCATTAAAATTAACTGCACATGCTGCAGGTCAAATGGCGCAAGATGATGTGTCAAAAAGGGCTTTCTCACAAATTGAAATGACAAGTCAAAATGCCGTGAATGAGATGCGAGCGCTCATCTGGCAATTGAAGCCAGTTGGATTGGAAAAGGGATTGGTCCATGCTTTGAAACAATATGCTGACTTGATTGGTATCGACATTCATGTCTCTGTGTCAGGGCTGATTGACTTGGAGAATAAGATTGAAACAAATGTATATCGTATTATTCAAGAAGCAATGAATAATACGAAAAAACATGCTGGAACAGATGAGATATACGTAAAGTTCTATCAAGACGATGAAAAGCTTGAGATCACGATAACAGACGATGGTGTTGGCTTTGATCCGAATACAGTGGATGAACGTGCCCATCACGGTATATTAAATATAAAGCAACGAGTTAAAATATTAAAAGGGCAGCTTACATTATCAACTGAAAACGGAACGACTTTGTTTGTTCAAGTGCCTTATAATCATCATAGTTGGGAGGGGATGTAA
- a CDS encoding RluA family pseudouridine synthase, translating to MKINIPQQFDNMTLRAMFQSLKLPKKELHQLNMSKEILINDESATLNTTVHTGDNVVLPETHAESQYLPSYRYANIVYEDDYLAIVLKPKGVKTHPNDLKESNTLMNHVIYTLNCPYVEPIHRLDQETVGLLIVAKKPLVKKILDRMLEDNDIHRIYRAQVKSLLPIKPQTIDMPIGKDKFHPNKRRVSPTGQRAVTHIIESEMVKEGVCQLYVKLDTGRTHQIRVHLAEIGHPVLGDPLYSDATLRQLKLESYKIEFVHPFTQETVSVSLDDVE from the coding sequence ATGAAGATAAACATCCCTCAACAATTTGACAACATGACATTGAGAGCCATGTTTCAATCATTGAAATTACCAAAAAAAGAACTACATCAATTGAATATGTCAAAAGAAATTTTGATTAATGACGAATCTGCGACGTTAAACACAACCGTCCATACTGGTGACAATGTCGTACTACCGGAAACACATGCGGAGAGTCAATATTTACCAAGCTATCGCTATGCAAATATTGTTTATGAAGATGATTACCTTGCGATTGTCTTAAAACCTAAAGGAGTCAAGACACATCCAAATGACTTGAAAGAAAGTAATACATTGATGAATCACGTCATCTATACATTGAATTGTCCATACGTTGAACCAATCCATAGACTCGACCAAGAAACTGTTGGATTATTAATCGTAGCGAAAAAACCACTCGTTAAAAAGATTTTGGACCGCATGTTAGAAGACAATGACATTCATCGTATCTACCGTGCACAAGTGAAGAGTCTCTTACCAATCAAACCACAAACAATCGATATGCCCATCGGTAAAGATAAGTTTCATCCGAACAAACGCCGTGTTTCACCAACTGGACAACGCGCAGTGACACATATTATCGAATCTGAAATGGTAAAAGAAGGCGTCTGTCAACTGTATGTTAAGTTAGATACAGGACGTACGCACCAAATTCGTGTACACCTTGCAGAAATAGGACATCCAGTTCTTGGGGATCCACTATATAGTGATGCAACATTACGTCAGTTGAAATTGGAAAGCTATAAAATCGAATTTGTACATCCATTTACACAAGAAACTGTTTCAGTGTCTTTAGATGATGTAGAATAA
- a CDS encoding RNA degradosome polyphosphate kinase — protein MTNNNLKIDINDPSFYNNREVSWLDFNYRVLQEACDKTNPLLERLNFIAIGSSNLDEFFMVRVAGLKDQVKMGYDKPENKSQLTPSEQLQAIERKNRKNVAFQYHRFNELIEELKEYDVYLTKPDDLDEPLIERLETIFLNEILPTLTPLGIDAYRPFPKLNNKTLNIFVDVDTGDEVNSAIVQIPTLLDRFTTINEGNKQYIILIEDIITFFMGYLFRGYEILNTYTFRITRNADLMIHEDDAEDLLIEIERFLKERKSGAAVRLEIDNRGQQDLEMDWLIDTLELSPEDVYYTDGPLDLTMVFELVGHLSNKLKDLKYSRYVPQVPQSLGGHNVYDLALKRDIFFHHPYESFDPIVDFIREASEDPNTMAIKQTLYRVSSDSPIIDALKNAAENGKQVTVLVELKARFDEENNVHWARMLEEAGCHVMYGMTHLKTHSKITLVVKRINGELVPFVHLGTGNYNDKTAKLYTDMGIITTNKKIAEDAMNFFNYLSGYSVKPDYQELIVAPYEIRDSFIERIDEEIESHKKYGNGKMMMKMNSLTDKTLITKLFEASQAGVKVQLIIRGICCLKPGIPGVSENIEVVSIVGRLLEHSRIYYFHNNGDARIYLSSADMMTRNMIKRVEILFPVLDKEVAERLVNYMNLQLSDNQKGRYQDRYGVYHYVDNDLEPLNAQEYLMEEAMNYSIKRKKDNIVETGQPVRAATGWVNRFRNKLKR, from the coding sequence GTGACAAACAATAATTTGAAAATTGATATTAACGATCCTAGTTTTTATAACAATAGAGAAGTAAGTTGGCTCGATTTCAACTATCGTGTCCTACAAGAAGCATGTGATAAAACAAATCCTTTGTTAGAGAGACTCAACTTTATTGCAATCGGCAGTTCTAACTTAGATGAATTTTTTATGGTGCGTGTCGCAGGTCTTAAAGACCAAGTGAAAATGGGATACGATAAACCTGAAAACAAATCGCAGTTGACTCCTTCTGAACAGCTTCAAGCAATCGAGCGCAAAAATCGAAAAAATGTTGCATTTCAATATCATCGATTTAATGAACTGATTGAAGAGTTGAAAGAATATGATGTTTATCTTACAAAGCCAGATGATTTAGATGAGCCATTAATTGAACGTCTAGAAACTATCTTTTTGAATGAAATCTTACCAACATTGACGCCACTTGGTATTGACGCTTATCGACCTTTTCCAAAGTTAAACAATAAAACACTGAATATATTTGTTGATGTTGATACGGGGGATGAAGTGAACTCCGCAATTGTACAAATCCCTACACTGTTAGATCGCTTCACAACAATTAATGAAGGTAACAAACAATATATCATATTAATTGAAGATATCATTACGTTCTTCATGGGATATTTGTTCAGAGGATATGAGATTCTTAATACGTACACATTTAGAATTACACGTAATGCGGACTTAATGATTCATGAAGATGATGCGGAAGACTTATTGATTGAAATTGAGCGCTTTTTGAAAGAAAGAAAAAGTGGAGCAGCAGTTCGTTTAGAAATAGATAATCGTGGACAACAAGATCTAGAAATGGACTGGTTAATCGATACGTTGGAATTATCACCTGAAGATGTATACTACACTGATGGCCCTCTTGATTTAACAATGGTGTTCGAACTTGTCGGACATTTATCGAACAAACTCAAAGACTTGAAATATTCACGTTATGTCCCACAAGTACCACAATCATTAGGGGGGCATAATGTCTATGACTTAGCACTTAAACGAGATATTTTCTTCCATCATCCATATGAGTCGTTTGATCCGATTGTCGACTTTATTCGTGAAGCTTCTGAAGATCCTAATACGATGGCAATTAAGCAAACATTGTATCGCGTAAGTAGTGATTCACCAATTATCGATGCATTGAAAAATGCGGCGGAAAACGGCAAACAAGTAACGGTACTCGTTGAATTGAAGGCACGTTTTGACGAAGAAAACAACGTGCATTGGGCACGTATGTTAGAAGAAGCAGGGTGTCATGTCATGTATGGTATGACTCACTTGAAAACGCACAGTAAAATCACATTAGTTGTGAAGCGTATCAATGGAGAGCTAGTACCATTTGTACATCTTGGTACAGGGAACTACAATGACAAAACCGCAAAACTATATACAGATATGGGTATCATTACAACAAATAAAAAAATAGCAGAAGATGCGATGAATTTCTTCAACTATTTGAGTGGTTACTCTGTAAAACCAGATTATCAAGAACTGATTGTTGCACCTTACGAAATCCGTGATTCATTCATTGAACGTATTGACGAAGAAATTGAGAGTCATAAAAAGTATGGTAACGGTAAAATGATGATGAAGATGAACTCATTAACTGACAAAACGCTTATCACGAAGTTATTTGAAGCATCACAAGCAGGTGTTAAAGTACAACTGATTATTAGAGGGATTTGTTGTTTGAAACCTGGCATTCCGGGTGTGAGTGAGAATATCGAAGTTGTTAGTATTGTCGGCCGTTTACTCGAACATTCACGTATTTACTATTTCCATAACAATGGAGATGCACGTATTTACTTGTCTTCCGCAGATATGATGACTCGTAACATGATTAAGCGTGTAGAAATTTTATTCCCAGTACTGGATAAAGAAGTTGCAGAACGTCTCGTGAACTACATGAACTTACAGTTATCAGATAACCAAAAAGGACGTTACCAAGACCGTTATGGTGTATATCACTATGTAGATAATGACCTTGAGCCATTAAATGCCCAAGAATATTTAATGGAAGAAGCAATGAATTACAGTATCAAACGCAAAAAAGATAATATTGTTGAGACGGGCCAACCTGTCAGAGCAGCAACAGGTTGGGTGAATCGTTTTCGAAATAAATTGAAACGTTGA
- the ppx gene encoding exopolyphosphatase yields MERNGLIDIGSNTIRLVIFEFDHETGLNEIQNIKTPARLSQYLDDAGYMHEDGIKVLMTALQSFKKVAEAFHVKTLYPIATAAIRQSTNRDDILKSVKKEVGLDVILIPEEDEAFYGSYAVTHTTDIQDGITVDIGGGSTELTYFKNKKIKEAISFPFGVVTLTRMFFDGKAHNDKEALKKMEKFLKKSFSKADWIIDKKVTLIGIGGSARNCARIHQALQHYPIAGVHGYTMAQDDLSQVYERLKSYSRDELVNLDGLSRDRMDIIVPAVVVFNVLYDMIQAESFTFSRKGIREGFIMHQISKAHKGEFKSNNVQNDALRHLANEYRIEPTGATQRQNLAEALLKQLTAQGKLKVDEVVKQRFLQAAYLYYLGKFIDSDSSSQHTYYIIANSSINGLSHKERVRLALLTSFKNKSLLKIYSGETNWFTEDEINEIQALGGMIKFVNALNISNTNTVNQVKLITDSEPYQLDVYYQGEPIAEEYQSNRQKKHIEKVLKNKLNIQFIKK; encoded by the coding sequence ATGGAGCGCAATGGTTTAATAGATATCGGATCAAACACCATTCGTCTTGTTATATTTGAATTTGATCATGAGACGGGACTGAATGAGATTCAAAATATAAAAACACCTGCTCGTCTAAGTCAATACTTAGACGATGCAGGATATATGCACGAAGACGGCATCAAAGTATTGATGACGGCACTGCAAAGTTTTAAGAAGGTAGCAGAAGCATTTCACGTTAAGACGTTGTATCCTATTGCGACTGCAGCGATTCGTCAGTCAACGAACCGTGATGACATATTAAAATCTGTCAAAAAGGAAGTAGGGTTAGATGTCATTCTAATTCCAGAAGAGGATGAAGCTTTTTATGGCTCATATGCTGTCACTCATACGACAGATATTCAAGACGGCATTACGGTAGATATCGGTGGCGGTTCAACGGAACTAACATACTTTAAAAATAAAAAAATCAAGGAAGCCATCAGCTTTCCATTCGGTGTCGTAACATTGACACGTATGTTTTTCGATGGCAAAGCGCACAATGATAAAGAAGCCCTAAAAAAAATGGAGAAGTTTCTTAAAAAGTCATTCAGTAAAGCTGATTGGATTATTGATAAAAAGGTGACGTTGATAGGCATTGGGGGATCCGCACGTAACTGTGCGCGTATCCATCAAGCACTTCAACATTATCCTATCGCTGGTGTTCATGGATATACGATGGCACAAGATGACCTTTCTCAAGTGTATGAGAGATTAAAATCATACTCACGAGATGAGCTTGTCAACCTAGATGGATTGAGTAGAGATCGGATGGACATTATCGTTCCAGCCGTTGTGGTGTTCAATGTACTTTATGACATGATACAAGCCGAATCCTTTACTTTCTCTCGTAAAGGGATTCGAGAAGGGTTTATTATGCATCAAATCTCGAAAGCACATAAAGGCGAGTTCAAAAGTAACAATGTTCAAAACGATGCATTACGTCATTTGGCGAATGAATATAGAATTGAACCAACCGGTGCAACACAGCGACAAAATCTTGCGGAAGCATTATTAAAACAACTAACAGCGCAAGGCAAGCTGAAGGTTGATGAAGTGGTAAAACAGCGTTTTCTACAAGCTGCTTATCTTTACTATTTGGGTAAGTTTATTGACTCTGATTCAAGCTCGCAACATACGTATTACATTATTGCGAACTCGAGTATTAACGGTTTATCGCATAAAGAACGTGTGCGTCTAGCCCTGTTGACAAGCTTCAAAAATAAATCATTATTGAAAATATACAGTGGTGAAACGAATTGGTTTACAGAAGATGAAATCAATGAAATTCAAGCATTAGGTGGTATGATCAAGTTTGTTAATGCGTTAAATATTTCAAACACCAATACCGTCAATCAAGTTAAACTCATTACAGACTCAGAACCTTATCAGTTAGATGTATATTATCAAGGTGAGCCGATTGCGGAAGAATACCAGTCTAATCGACAGAAAAAACATATTGAAAAAGTTTTAAAGAATAAGTTGAACATTCAATTTATAAAAAAATAG
- the fumC gene encoding class II fumarate hydratase — MSVRIEHDTFGEIEVPGDKYWGAQTQRSKQNFPVGKEKMPIEVVYGFAQLKRAAAIANNELGKLSDAKKEAIVYACDRILAGELDEHFPLVVWQTGSGTQSNMNVNEVVSYVANEYLSEKGSEEKIHPNDDVNKSQSSNDTFPTAMHVALYHEIEQKLVPALKGLRDTFHKKEEAYQDIIKIGRTHLQDATPITLGQEISGWRYMLDVCEQLLTESKKHILNLAIGGTAVGTGINAHPEFGDKVAANISNNTGYPFVSSPNKFHALTAHDEVVQLHGTLKALAGDLMKIANDVRWLASGPRAGLAEISIPENEPGSSIMPGKVNPTQCEMLTMVAVQVMGNDTVVGISSSQGNFELNVFKPVIMHNTLQSIYLLADGMNTFNENCAVGIEPIESHIDNYLNQSLMLVTALNPHIGYENAASIAKKAHREGLTLKEAAIQSGHLTEEQFEQWIRPADMVHPK; from the coding sequence ATGTCAGTAAGAATTGAACATGATACATTTGGAGAAATTGAAGTACCAGGCGATAAATATTGGGGTGCACAAACTCAACGTAGTAAGCAAAACTTCCCAGTCGGTAAAGAAAAGATGCCAATCGAAGTTGTGTATGGTTTCGCTCAATTAAAACGTGCAGCTGCCATTGCAAACAATGAATTAGGGAAGTTAAGTGATGCGAAAAAAGAAGCCATTGTATATGCTTGTGACCGCATCTTAGCTGGAGAGTTAGATGAACATTTTCCACTTGTAGTTTGGCAAACAGGTAGTGGTACGCAAAGTAACATGAACGTCAATGAAGTTGTAAGTTATGTTGCGAATGAATATCTATCTGAAAAGGGGAGTGAAGAAAAGATTCATCCAAACGACGATGTGAATAAGTCGCAAAGTTCAAATGATACGTTCCCAACAGCAATGCACGTTGCACTATACCATGAAATTGAACAAAAGTTAGTACCAGCTTTAAAAGGCTTACGTGATACGTTCCATAAAAAAGAAGAAGCATATCAAGATATTATCAAAATTGGCCGTACACACTTACAAGATGCGACACCGATTACACTTGGTCAAGAAATCAGTGGTTGGCGCTATATGTTAGATGTATGTGAACAACTTCTAACAGAATCTAAAAAACACATCTTGAATCTAGCAATTGGTGGTACAGCTGTTGGAACAGGTATTAACGCACATCCAGAATTTGGCGATAAAGTTGCTGCAAATATTTCAAATAACACAGGTTATCCATTCGTTTCTTCACCAAACAAATTCCATGCTTTAACAGCGCATGATGAAGTTGTGCAATTGCACGGTACGTTAAAAGCCCTTGCCGGTGATTTAATGAAGATTGCAAATGACGTAAGATGGTTGGCATCTGGTCCACGTGCTGGTTTGGCTGAAATTTCAATTCCTGAAAATGAGCCGGGTTCATCTATCATGCCGGGTAAAGTAAACCCAACGCAATGTGAGATGCTTACAATGGTTGCTGTTCAAGTAATGGGTAATGACACAGTAGTCGGTATTTCAAGTTCACAAGGTAACTTTGAATTGAATGTATTTAAACCAGTTATCATGCATAATACGTTACAATCTATTTACTTATTAGCAGATGGTATGAATACATTTAACGAAAACTGTGCAGTGGGTATCGAACCAATTGAATCACATATTGATAACTACTTAAATCAATCATTAATGTTAGTCACTGCGTTGAACCCACACATCGGATATGAAAATGCAGCATCAATTGCGAAAAAAGCACATAGAGAAGGATTAACGTTAAAAGAAGCAGCAATTCAATCAGGTCATCTTACTGAAGAACAATTCGAACAATGGATTCGTCCTGCTGACATGGTTCACCCTAAATAA
- a CDS encoding SAS053 family protein encodes MNKQENEHGMVDSFEEVVELGKEMEQISEENDEQKFEQSHEEAVRSDRETDK; translated from the coding sequence ATGAATAAACAAGAAAATGAACATGGCATGGTCGACAGCTTTGAAGAAGTGGTTGAATTAGGTAAAGAGATGGAACAAATCTCTGAAGAAAATGATGAACAAAAATTTGAACAATCACATGAAGAAGCCGTTCGCAGTGATCGTGAAACAGATAAATAA
- a CDS encoding glucosamine-6-phosphate isomerase, with product MAMNFKIFKDQGTAATFVADILRKQFNNNPTTIAGIHLKNDSVPVNAALQENVEKNPVDFSQIHILDYDKQTNYYKTLGVPEKQIHEIPEDEKVESFIKHHAKTKENKGKLTLQVVTIDCDGNIGIPMNDGVLTAREVVLVLTGAEKAEVARKLYEENGSTTFIPSSLKTHRMVNVVLDEAAAQGLPEDVRAYFTARYA from the coding sequence ATGGCAATGAATTTTAAAATTTTCAAAGATCAAGGAACGGCTGCAACGTTTGTAGCGGATATTTTAAGAAAGCAATTCAATAATAATCCAACAACAATTGCAGGAATTCATTTGAAAAATGACAGTGTACCTGTAAATGCAGCATTACAAGAAAATGTTGAGAAAAACCCTGTTGATTTCAGTCAAATTCATATTTTAGATTATGATAAACAAACAAATTACTACAAAACATTAGGCGTACCAGAAAAGCAAATCCACGAAATTCCAGAAGATGAGAAGGTTGAATCTTTCATTAAACATCATGCAAAAACAAAAGAAAACAAAGGTAAATTAACGTTACAAGTTGTGACAATCGATTGTGATGGTAACATCGGTATTCCAATGAATGATGGTGTCTTGACTGCCCGTGAAGTTGTGCTTGTATTAACAGGTGCTGAAAAAGCAGAAGTAGCACGTAAGTTATATGAAGAGAATGGTAGCACGACATTCATTCCATCAAGTTTGAAAACACATCGCATGGTGAATGTTGTATTGGATGAAGCAGCTGCACAAGGGCTTCCTGAAGATGTTAGAGCTTATTTCACAGCACGTTATGCTTAA